One window of the Bos mutus isolate GX-2022 chromosome X, NWIPB_WYAK_1.1, whole genome shotgun sequence genome contains the following:
- the UBE2A gene encoding ubiquitin-conjugating enzyme E2 A, with product MSTPARRRLMRDFKRLQEDPPAGVSGAPSENNIMVWNAVIFGPEGTPFEDGTFKLTIEFTEEYPNKPPTVRFVSKMFHPNVYADGSICLDILQNRWSPTYDVSSILTSIQSLLDEPNPNSPANSQAAQLYQENKREYEKRVSAIVEQSWRDC from the exons ATGTCCACCCCGGCTCGGCGGCGTCTCATGAGGGACTTCAAGAG GTTGCAGGAGGATCCTCCAGCCGGAGTCAGCGGGGCTCCGTCTGAGAACAACATCATGGTTTGGAACGCGGTCATTTTTGG GCCTGAAGGGACCCCGTTTGAGGATG GAACCTTTAAGCTTACAATAGAATTCACTGAGGAATATCCAAATAAGCCACCAACGGTTAGATTTGTCTCTAAGATGTTCCATCCAAATG TCTATGCAGATGGTAGCATATGTCTGGACATACTTCAGAACCGTTGGAGTCCAACCTATGATGTGTCTTCCATTTTAACATCCATACAG TCTCTACTGGATGAACCCAATCCCAATAGTCCAGCAAATAGCCAGGCTGCTCAGCTGTACCAGGAGAACAAGCGGGAGTATGAAAAACGTGTTTCTGCGATAGTAGAACAGAGCTGGCGTGACTGTTGA